ACCCTACTCGCGGGCGCGCAGCAGCGGACCCAAGGGTGGGCGCCAGCCCACCAACTCCATGAAGGGAAAGGCCGTCGAAAGGCCAGTCGCCGAGAAGTAAGTCGCCGAGAAGTAAGTCGCCGAGAAGTAGGTCGTAGAGAGGCCAGTCGTCGAGAGGCCAGTCGTCGAGAGGCCAGTCGTCGAGAGGCCAGTCGCCGAGAGGAATGCCCCTCCGGATGCAGGAAGGGCGAGAGGAAAGGCAGGAGGCGTCAGGACTCGGAGAAGAGATCCAGCAGGCGGCGGGCGGCGAGGGTGGGGGTGAGCTGGCCGGCGGTGACCTGGGATTGGAGGTCGTCGAGCTGCTCCCGCACCGCAGGATGGTGGCGAAGCCGCTGGAGTAGCCCCTCCTCCACCGTCGACCACATCCAGCGTAGCTGTTGACGACGGCGGCGGGCCTCGAGCTCGCCGGCCTTCTCCAGCACCTGGCGATGCTCCCGAACCAGCTCCCAGAGCTCGTCGATGCCGCGCTCTTCGAGGGCGCTGCAAGTGACCACCCGCGGGGTCCAATGCTCGGAGGCGGGGCGCATGAAGTGCAGCGCCCCCTCGAACTCCGCCCGCGCCCGCTCCGCCGGAGCCCGGTTCTCACCGTCGGCCTTGGTCACCGCCAGGATGTCCGCCAGCTCGAGGATGCCTCGCTTGATGCCCTGCAGCTCGTCACCGGCGCCGGCGAGGAGGAGAACCAGAAAGCAATCCACCATCTCCGCCACCACCGTCTCCGACTGCCCTACCCCCACCGTCTCCACCAGCACCACGTCGAAGCCCGCCGCCTCGCACAGGAGCAGAGTCTCGCGAGTCTTGCGGCCTACGCCGCCGAGGGAGCCGGAGGTGGGAGAGGGCCGGATGAAAGCACGGGGGTCGGAGGCGAGCCGCTCCATGCGGGTCTTGTCGCCCAGGATGCTGCCGCCGCTGAGAGAGCTGCTGGGATCCACTGCCAACACCGCTACCCGCAGCTCCTTGTCCAGCAGGCGCACTCCCAGGCTGTCGATGAAGGTGCTCTTGCCCACCCCCGGCACGCCGCTGATGCCGACGCGGTGAGCGCCGCCGGTTTTGGGCAGGAGCCGAGTCAACAGCTCCTGGGCCAGCTGCCAATCGTCCTCCCGATGGCTTTCCACCAGGGTGATGGCCCGCCCCAAGGCGGTGCGGTCGCCGGAGAGCACGCCCTCGGCATACTCCTCCACCGACAACCGCCGGCGTCGCGGCGCGGCTTTGGAATCAGCAGGTCTGGAATCAGCACTCTTCATCGCCGCCGAGGTTGCCACGGAAGCGCCTCGCCATGCAACGGCCTCGGGGCTCGATCACCCCTCGAACGCCGCCGTATCCGTCCGCCCGCAGATATTGCCCGGCTCGTTGTGGTACGTCGTCTCCGCCCCGGTCACCGTGTCGGTCACCGTCATGGTGAACTCAACGTCGGTGAGGCTGCCGTAGAAGACCCAGAAGTTTCCATTCACCGGCCGGCCGTCGAGCACCTTGACCATCAGCTCCAGGTTGCTTTCCTGGAAGAACCAGAAGTAGCCCGTCTGGTCCGTTCCCTCCACCGCCATGCCGTCCCCGGTGCGGCCCGGGCGGCGCTGATCGCTCCACTCGAGACGGAGCTGGAAGCGACCATCGAGGAGGCAGAGGGTGGTGGCGTCGGGAGCGCAGGCACCGGTCGTCGGCGCCGCCAGATAGCGCGGTGGCTGGGAGGCTCCGCTGGAGATGGGAGCGACCGAGCCGACATCCATGGGGAAGGCCCGCACGTCGGCGCCGCCGCAAGTCTCCCGCTCCTTCTGCACGTAGGTACGGCTGACGCCGGTTTCCAGGTCCACCGCGCTGAGCCAGAAGCCGAGATCGGTGAGAGACCCGTAGAAGAACCAGCCGAAGCCGTTCACCGGGCCACCATCGAGGATCTTGGTGATCACCTCCAGGTTCTCCGAATCGAAGAACCACAGCTGGCCGGTGTCGGAAGTGAGGGGCTCACCGAAAGCACGGCCGACCTCGCCGGTGCGGGGATTGCGCCAGTCGGCGAGGATCTCGTAGCGGCCCTCGCCGAGACAGAACCGCCCCGGCCGCGGCTCGCAGGACCTAGAGCCCACCTCTTCGAGGTCAAAGGCCCAAAGATCTCCGCCACCGTCGCGGGTCCAGCCGTTGAAGACGATGCGGTCCCCCACCGTTTCATACCAGGCCGGGGTCGAGCTCTCCGGTCCGGGCTGGAGGTCGACCAGCTGCCGTGTTCCCTCGGTGGTACCGTCACTGGCCCACGGCTCGAATCCGTGCACGCCGTCGCTGGCGGTAAACAGCAACGTGCTGCCCGCGGCGGTCAAACGCCGGGGAATCGAGCCCGCGACGCCGGGTGCGATATCCCTCACCAGCCGCGTGCCCTCCGCCGTGCCGTCCGTCGCCCAGAGCTCCTCGCCGAGCTCTTCCGTATAGACGACGAAGTAGAGATCATTCCCCACCGCGGTCAGCTCGCGGATGGCCAGCCTTCCGACCCGGGGGAATTGGTCGATGCGAGGGAATTGGGCCAGCTGACGGATCCCCGTCGCCGTGCCGTCACTCGAGAAAAGCCGCACCATGTCGTCGTCCAACGCGGTGAAGACAAACCGCCCGCGAAATCCGATGCGCCCCGCCCCGCTGCTCTGAGGAATCGAATCCGCGAAGACCGGAGAGACTGGCTCGACGACGAAAGAATCTCCGACGATTCGCCACACCCAGAGCCCCAGCGGCTCGCTCGCCCCTTCCGGCGGGCCACCCAAGAAGAAGAGGTCGTCGCCAATTTGGGTGAAGAGCTGCAGGGCTTCATCGACCCCACCCCGGAAGTCACTCGCCAAGATGCGGGTGCCTGCCGCTGTCCCGTCGCTCAGCCATAGCTCAGTCGCTCCCGTGAGGGATCGGACGGTGAAGAGCAGTCGGTCCTGAAACTGGGTCAGATGATCCAAGTAGATGTCCGACGGTGGAAATAAATCCCCCAGCGGCCGCGTCCCCGCCTCGGTCCCGTCGCTACACCAGAGCTCGTTCTCCGTGCCGTCTCTGGTAGAGCCGGAGAAGCAGACGCCATCGCCGAACGGTTCAAGGGACCACAGATCCTCCGGAGCGCTGGTGATGGACCGGGTCCCGGCGGCGGTGCCGTCACTGACCCAGAACCGCGTGGCCCCGATATCCACCGGATGGGTCTTGAAGAACGCGCGCTCCGGCGTGGCCACCACCTCGGCGAAGTCGAGCCCGTCCGGCTCGACCGACGAATTCGCCAGCTCCTCCACCTGGCCGGTGGTCTCGTCGAAGCCCCACAGACGCTGTCCCAGCCCTCGGTCGCTGGTGACAAAGAAAATCTGAGTATCGCTACTGGCCGGAGCCACCAACGGAAAGGCCGAAGACACGTCGTCGAGGTAGTCGAAGGCCAGAGACCGGATATCCGGCGCCAGGTTGGCGACGAAGCGAATGCCGAGGTTCCCGCCGTCCATCCCCCGCAACTCGGATCCCTGCTCATCGGTCGCGCAGTAGTAGAGCAACGAGTCAAACACCGTGAGGGGCGGCTCGTCTGGCGAGCAACCGGGGAGTTCCTGACTGCCGAACTGGATCACCGGTTGCGTCGCCGGCACGGTACCGTCACTGGTCCACAGAGTGAAGGGCTCCAGCTGAGGATCCGACCCGTCCACCCGGCCCTGACGGGCGATGAAGAGCAGCTTGTCGTCGAACGGCATCAGGGCGTAGAGCCGGTGGTCGATCCCCGACCATTCGCGCAACAACCGGGTTCCACCGACGGAGGAACCGTCGGTGGCCCAAAGCTGAGTGGAGGAGATTTCTCCTCTCGTCAGCGGGATCGAGAAGAAGAGCCCGGCGGCGGTATCAACCATCTCCGCCACGCAACCGTAGCCCCCCAACCCGACAGAGTACTCCAGGATCCGGTAGGTTCCAGCTGAGCTCCCGTCGCTGCGCCACAGCGAGCAGGAGTTGCCGGGATCCTCAAGAGCGAAGATCATCCCGAAGTCGCTGGGCGCCGTGGCTACGACCCGAGCTTCGTCCCCAAGCCCCGAGCCGAGGAACGAGCCGAGCTGTACCGTGCCTCCTTCCGTACCGTCACTCTTCCAAATCCCGATCGGTCGCTCTTCGAGGGTTGTGAAGAAGAAAAGCTCGCTGCCGGATGACTGCAGGTGAGCGGGTTCAGCGTTCTCCTCCGCCGCCCGAAAGGCGGTGATCGAGAACGTGCCGGCTTCGCTGCCGTCGCTCACCCAAAGGTCGGTCAGGTCCGGTGAGGGGACACCGGGAAAGGGTCCGGCGGTGAAGAAGAGGTTCGCTCCGGCACTCACCGGCTCGTCGAGGAGGTCCCCGTCCGGGCCGGCGATCTCCAGCTTCGCGGTGCCTTCCCGCGTACCGTCGCTGACCCAAAGGTCCTTGTCGAGGGTGTCGTAAAGCAGCGCTCGTTCATCGGGAAGAGGGCCGAGAACACCGCATAGGTCCGCCACTGGAAGAGTGCCTGAGGCCGTTCCGTTGCTGGTCCACACCCGGCAGCCGGCGACTCGTCCCGTGCGGGAGAAGAAGATTCGGTCGCCTGAGGCGACGAGGTCTGAGTACTCGATCGCCGGGTAGAGCTCGGCGCCGCCTTCCGGCTCCAGGTCCCGGAGCAAGGTCAGAGGGCCTCCTCCCTGCGGAACCATCCAGATCTCTCGCTCCACTCCGTGGTTCTCGGCAACAAAATAGAGAGCCGAAGGGGTTACCGCGAAGTTTCTCGGCGTCGACGAGTTGCGTTGGAATCCGAGATCGAAGTCCCAGGCCTGCTCGACCTCCGCCGCCATCAGGGCGCCGGCACCTACCAAAGCGAGGAAAAGACCGACCATCCAAAGACAGCGTGCACCTTTACCCCGAGGGTGGTTGTCTCCAAACATTCTCTACCTGCCTCTCGTCTATTCCTAAGCTGTTGAAGGGAGCCGTCTCGGGCGAGGAATCCTTTGCCACGCTCCTCGAGTTTAGAAAGCCGCCGTATCCGTTCGCCCGCAGATATTGCCGGGCTCGTTGTGGTAAATCGTCTCCGCTCCGGTCATGGTGTCGGTGACGGTCATGGTGAACTCGACATCGGTGAGGCTGCCGTAGAAGACCCAGAAGTTGCCGTTCACCGGCCGGCCGTCGAGGACCTTGACCATCAACTCCAGGTTGCTGGGCTGGAAGAACCAGAAGTAGCCCGCCTGGTCCGTACCCTCCACCGCCATGCCGTCGCCGGTGCGCCCCGGGCGCCGCTGATCGCTCCATTCAAGGCTCAGCTGAAAACGGCCGTCCAGGAGACAAAGGGTGGTGGCGTCGGGGGTGCACGCACCCGTCGTCGGCGCTGCGAGATAACGCGGCGGTTGCGTTCGAGAAATCAGAGCTGTGGGACCGGCGACGGGGACCGGAGGACTGAGGTCGCTCAGGCTTCCATCGAGGGGAAAGGCCCTCACGTCGGCGCCGCCGCAGGTCTCCCGCTCTCTCTGCACGTAGGTGTTGCTGAGGCCGGTCTCCAGGTCCACCGCGCTGAGCCAGAATGCCAGGTCGGTGAGCGAGCCGTAGAAAACCCAGCCGTAGCCGTTCACCGGACCGCCGTCGAGGATCTTGACCATCAGCTCGAGGTTCTCTTCATTGAAGAACCAGAAATGACCGGTGTCGCCGCTATAAGGCTGAGCCTCGGCGCGGCCGAGCTCTCCGCTCCGCGGATCCCGCCAATCGAGCAGCACCTCGTAGCGGTCGTCGCCCAGGCAGAGGCGCCCGGGACGGGGAACGCAGGTGCGGGACTTGAGATCCGAGGCGTCGAGGCGCCAGAGGTAGGAGCCCAGATCGTCCCTCCAGGCGGTGAAGTAAACATCATCGCCCAGGAGCGTGAGATGCCTCGGATCCGAGCTTCGAGAACCCGGGTTGATCTCCTCCACCACACGGGTTCCCTCCTCGGTGCCGTCGCTCCTCCACAGCTCGACCCCTTCCTCCGCCATGCCGGCCGAGAAGAGCAGCACGCTGCCCACCGCTTTGAGGGAATGAGGGTTGGAGCTCGCCGCGCCGGGCTCGATGTCTCGCACCAGCCGCGTACCTTCCGCCGTGCCGTCGGTGGCCCACAGCTCCTGGCCGTGCTCCGGAGTCCCGACCACGAAGTAGAGGTCGTTGCCGACGACGGTCATTTGCGGGTCGTAGCGGTCGAGGCTGAGAGGGATCTCGAAGCTCCGCAAAATCCTCGTACCCGCCTGGCTACCGTCACTGATGCCTAGGTGAATGTGGCTCCGAAACATCAGGAAAAAGGCGAAACGGCCCCGAAAGGCTGTCTGCTGAGAGTGAAAGAAGCTGCCCTCGAATTCGCCGAGAGTGGCGACGGTCTCGAATCGCCATGGATCCTGAGCCAGCCTTCCAACTAGAAACGGTCCCGAGAAAGAGTCATCGCTAGTGAGGAAGTAGGCTTCGTCGCCGACGACGGTTCTCTCGCCGACCTGCGGACCCTCAACCGTGCCATTGATTTCTGAGAGGAACCGGGTCCCTTCCGCAGTCCCATCGGTCTCCCAGATCCCATAGGACCTTCCGTCCGAGCCCAGGCTCGAAGAAACCCAAAGCTTGTCGCCGCGGCGGAAGATCACGCCGGGACCGCGCAGCGTCTCTCCTTGGGCGCGCAGCACTCCTGTGCCCTCCGCAGTTCCGTCGCTACACCAGAAATTCGTTTCGAACCGATAACAGACCCGGTCGCCCAAAGCGGTCAACTGTAGATCGGACCCCGCGTCCACGGAGCCCACCCTGCGAGCATCGCCGGCAACACCGTCGGTGGCCCACAATTCGCTCTCTCGTTGAATGTAGAAAAGGGACGAGTCCGTCGGCGTCAGCAGTCTGGGGCGGTCCTCGGCGAAGGTCTCTCCGCTGAGTGCGACGCGCGAAGTTCCCGCCGCCGTGCCGTCGCTGACCCACAGACCGTATTCATCCCCCAGGTCCGTCGCCTCGCTGGCGACCAGGAAGAGGCGATCTCCAGAGCTCACCATCTCTTCCACCGAGGTCCCGGACGGATCGGGCGCCAGGTTCTGCCAGAGCCTCGTTCCCGGAATCGTCCCATCCGTTCGCCAGAGCTCGACTCCCGAAGCGCTCCCCACCCCCGGGCTGATCAGCTGGTCCTTGAATTCCAGCATGGGTAGGCGGAACGAGGACGACACCGCGCCTCGACCTTCGAAGCGGGCGAGCCTCGTGGTCCCCGCCGGGGTGCCATCACTGGACCACAGACCGTCGTAGATCTGCCGTTCCGGGCCGCTGGTATCCACCCGCTGACCGAGAAAATACACTAGCCCTGAATAGCTCGTGAGCAGCGACGTCTCCCCGTCGGAATCTCCGTCGCCCAACTCGATCAGCGTCTGGGTTCCGGCCGCCGAGCCATCGGTGACCCACAGCTCGCGGCCATTCAAACCGGCTTGCTCATAGCGGAAGAAGAGACGGTTTGCCCCATAGAACAGGGAACTCGGGCAGGCGAGCGTACTGGCATCGGGGAAGTCAGGCAGCGGTGCCACGGCGGTCACATCGAGGAACCGCCGGCTCCCCAATTGGGTGCCGTCGACATACCAGATGGAGCAGGTTTGGAGGTCCTCCACGACGGAGAAGAAGATGCCTCCGCGGTCGTCGGTAGCCGTCCAACGCCACTCCCAATGAACCGCCGACGGATCGAGGTCGGCAAAATCCATGAACAGGCGGGTATTCGCCGGAGCTCCTTCACTGGTCCAGATCTCCGCCGCCTCACCGTCCCGAAGAACCCGGAAAGCCACGCCCTCCTGAAACGGCATGAGCTGATCGATTCTCGCGTCGCCGAGGTCGGTGAGAGGGCGGGTTCCTGCCGAGGTGCCGTCGCTGATCCAGAGCTCGAAGCTGTTGAAGGGCCCCGACCCCTCCTGGGCTTTCATCACCACGTACGCCCGCCCCGCCGACGCCATCAGCTGTTGGGGCTGGGGAAATTCATCGGGCTCCGGTGTCAGCAGCGGCGTCGTACCCTCCGGAGTGCCGTCCGTCACCCACAGGTCAAACCCCTGGAAAGCTTCGTCCGGGGTCACCAAAAGCAGAGCTCGCCCGTCTCCCAGCGGAACCGCATCCGCCACTCCCCCGCAGGTCCCAAGGCAGAAATCCGCCAACATTCGGGTCCCGGCAGCGGTGCCGTCACTCACCCAAGGCTCGATTCTGTTGTGCACGTCTGTAGCGAAGAACAGGATCCGGCTCTCGTCCAATTGAACAAGACCAAAGGGATCCGAATTAGCCTGTCCCGGCGCGACATCCCGCACGAGGCGAGTTCCTGCCAAGGTCCCGTCCGTGACCCAAAGCTCTCTGCCGTGGATTCGGTCCCAAGCGCTGAAAAAGAGGCGATCGGAATCAGCGAAGAAGAGCCGAGGCCACGACGAGGCGGCAAATGCCGTCGGGCTGAACTCCTCGACGGGCTCCGCCGGCGGCTGTGCCTGTGCCGAAAAGCCAAGGGCAAGCGGGATGGCAAGCAAGCCCAGTAGACCGTTCCAACGGCTCTGCTGAAGCAGCCCGCGGACTCGGGACCCAATTGAGATACACATTCCTACAAAATATCACAATGCTACAGCAGCATCAATCGCGAACAGTCTTCATCGTCGAAGAAGGCCCCGCAGGATCGCAAGACTCTCAGCCCTCGAAGGCCGCGGTGTCCGTCCGTCCGCAGATATTACCCGGCTCGTTGTGGTAGGTCGTCTGCGCCCCGCTCACCGTGTCGGTCACCGTCATGGTGAACTCGACGTCGGTGAGACTGCCGTAGAAGACCCAGAAGTTGCCATTCACCGGCCGGCCGTCGAGCACCTTGACCATCAGCTCCAGGTTGCTTTCCTGGAAGAACCAGAAGTAGCCCGTCTGGTCCGTCCCCTCCACCGCCATGCCGTCGCCGGTGCGCCCCGGGCGGCGCTGATCGCTCCATTCGAGGCGCAGCTGGAAGCGGCCGCCCAAGAGGCAAAGAGTGGTGGCGTCGGGGACGCAGGCACCGGTGACGGGGGCCGCCAGATAGCGCGGCGGGTTGCTCCCGAGAGCCGCTTCGGCGGTCACCAATGCCGAAGTGCCGGGATCCAGGGGGAAGGCTCGAACATCCGCCCCTCCGCAGGTTTCCCGATCCTTCTGCACGTAGGTGTTGCTGACGCCGGTGTGCAGATCTACAGCGCTGAGCCAAAACGCCAGGTCGGTGAGAGAGCCATAGAAGACCCAACTGAAGCCATTGACCGCCGTGCCGTCGAGAATCTTGGTGATCACCTCCAGATTCTCCGAGTCAAAGAACCACAGCTGGCCGGTGTCGGTGGTGAGAGGCTCGCCGGAGGCTCGGCCGACGTCGCCGGTGCGCGGGTCGCGCCAGTCGAGGAGCACCTCGTAACGGCCCTCACCGAGGCAGAAACGGCCATCCCGGGGCTCGCAGGTCCGGCTGGCGAGCTCGCTGACGTCCAGCGACCAAAGCTCTCGGCCGGTCTCGTCCGTCCAGGCATCGAAGTAGCCCCGCTCCCCCACCACGGCGAAACTGCCGGGGAGCGAGCTGCCGGGACCGGGATGAAGATCGGCGACCATCTGCGTCCCCTCGGCGGTGCCATCGCTGATCCAGGGCTCGAAGCCGTGAACGCCGTCGGTGGCGGCGAACAGGAGGGCACTGCCCACCCTGGTGAGGCTGTAGGGCTGAGAGGAATCGGAACCCGGCAGCAGATTCGACACGCGGCGCGTTCCCTCGGGAGTCCCATCCGTCGCCCAGAGCTCCTCTCCCCCCTCGTTGTCTTGTAGAACGAAGAAAAGATCATTGCCCACCACAGTCAGCTCCTGAGGCAACGAGCCGAAAGGTGAGGCGTCGATCTCCAGGAGAGGCAAGGTGCCGGCATCGGTGCCGTCGCTGCGCATCAGCCTCGGTCCCGTAGCGTCTGTGAGGGAGAAGATGAAGCGCCCACGGAACCCTACCGTCTCGCCAAACCGAGGCACGGCTCCGGGGTGTGCGACCTCCCGGATCGGCGTCACGGCCAGGGTCTCCCCATCGATCCTCCAAAGCCACACCGCGGAACCGGATCCGGGAACAGTGAGGGGGCCTCGTGAGAAGAAGTAGGCGTCCTTCTCCACCGCAGTCAAGAGAATCGGAGCGATTTGGTCGAGATCCACGGAGACTAGGTCTATCAGCGGCTGAGTCCCGGCTCGAGTGCCGTCGCTGACCCAGAGCTCTACCCTGAAGTCCTCATCGATCGCCTCGAAGAAGAGGCGATCTCCCACCTGGAGCCACTCGCGCGGAAAGGAAGACGGGGGATTGCCACTCTGGTCGGTCCCGGGTCTGAGATCTCGAAGTAGCCGTGTTCCCTCCACACTGCCGTCGGTACACCAGGGCTCCTGCCCATGGTCTTCGGTCTGACCGGAAAAACACAGCCGACTTCCAAACACCCCAAGATTGTCGACCCGCTCTCCGGTGAACAACCGCTGGGTCCCGGCGACAGTACCGTCGGAGGTCCACAACGACTGAGACCGAGGAGTTTCCGCCTCGGTGCGACGGAAATAGAGACGATCGCCGATAGAGGTCAGCTCTTCAGCCATGAAGCGGTCGGAGGAATCCGGATGAACCAGCAGAGATTCGGTCCCAGCGGTAGTCCCGTCACTAGCCCAGAGGGCCGGCTCTCCGTCCGCTTGCGTAGCGTTGAAGAAGAAGCGCTGCTCCTGTGCATGGAGCTCTCCAAAGACCGTCGACTGCACGTCGGGAGCTCCGTTGTTCAGCTGACGGGTTCCTTCGGTGGTGCCATCACTGACCCAGAGCTCACGACCGGTTTCGGAATCAGCGCCTCGGAAGTACATTCGATCTTGGAAGATCCCGATGCCCCCAGCGGAGAAAAGCGTACTGATGTCCTCCTCGAAGAGGACCACCGGTACCGTCCCCTGATCGGTACCGTCGCTGGTCCACAGCCCCTCAGGTCCAGGGACTGATCCCGCAACCACTTCATTCTCGCTGCCGAGAAAGTACAAGCGGCCGTCGAACTCGACCATCGAACCGAGGAACTCCCACGAACCCCTGGGCGTCGGGTCACGAACCTGACGAGTTCCCGCAGCCGTTCCGTCGCTGACCCAGAGCTCCTGTCCGGTGGCCAACCCAAGGCCTATGAAGAAGATTCCTACATCGGTTTTGACGATCTCTTGCGGGCACTCGAAGGCTGCACCCGGCAAGTGCGCTCCGGGCTCAGGGGGCAGCTCCGCGATGCGCCGAGTGCCTGCCGCGGTGCCATCGGAGGCCCACAAGCTGCACGGCTCACCGGGCAGGTAGAGCGTGAAAAGAGCTTCGCCGGCCGCTTCTACGGCTCCGGCAACCTGCCAAGCCTCGGCAGGTTCCAAGTCCGCCCCGAGTACCATCACACTGCGGGTCCCAGCGACGGTTCCATCGCTCCTCCACAGCTCGACCCCATCGGCGTCCGGCGCCGCCAAAAAGAGGACATCAGCCCCCAGCTGCATCAAGCTCCGAGTACCGGCTCCTTCCCCAGAAGAACCCCAGCCGGTCAACGCCCGGGTGTTCGATGGGGTTCCATCGCTGACCCAAAGATCTCGATGGATCTCGCTGTCCGGTGGCCCAGGAGCCCGAGCGGCAAAGAAGGTCCGGAGGCCGGCGGAGGTCATCTCGGCGATGCCAGTAGGCTGTGTCTCGTCGTCCGGGGCAAAAAGCCTCGAGGTCCCCTCTACTGTTCCATCGCTGGTCCACAACGAATCAGCGTCGAGGCCCGTGACGAAACGGAACAACACGCGTTGACCGGGAAGAGGCGCCAGACCGGCGGGAGCAATAAAGCAAGCGCCGCTACACCCATCGGTCAGAGGGATCGTCCCTCCCGGAGAGCCATCGGAGGTCCACAATTCAACTCCCCGTGTCTCCTCGTCGGCGCGAAAGTAAGCTCTTTCGCCGGACATGATCAGCGACTGGGGGTTCGGCCCGAAGAGCGTTGGACCGATGTGGCGAAGAATCTCGGTGCCATCCTCCGTGCCGTCGGTACTCCACAATTGTCTGCCGTGGACTGGGTCCACCGACCAGAAGAACAGGCTCTCGGAACTGACCCCGTAGGTACCCGGTGAGGAATGGTGCACCGTCAAGCCCGGGCTGAGGTCTTCTACCAGCTCGGGGTCCTCGGAGACTCGAGCTTCAACAAGCGCTGAAGGCCCAAAGGCGCCGGCGAGAACGAGAAGCGTCGAGAGCCCAAAGAACGGCCGCAGAACCGACCAGGGGCGAAACTGCCGCCACGAATTTTCCTTCATGCTCGCATGCTATTACAGCATAACTCGATTGTCTACCGGAACGCTGTCAACAGACCGAAGGAAGCTGCTACGGCAGGGCACGAAAGATTCTTGTATCCGCTCTTCCGCACAGCTCTCCCGATGCCTTGTGATAGAAGACCGTATTCCCGACCCGCGTATCGGTAATCGCGAGCTGGACCCCCAGGTCGGTCAGAGGGGCAAAAAACACCCAGTACTTCCGGTTGATGGCGCTGCCGTCGAGAATCTTGAGATAGAGCTCCGGGTTGCTCGGCTGGAAGAACCAGAAGGATCCGGTGCGACCGTCCCGAGCGGTGGGCTTTCCGACGCCTTCCCGGCCCGGGGGCCGTGGATCGCGCCAGCTCACCCGGGCCCGAAATCTTCCTCCGAGATAGCACAAGGCTGTAGGGTCGTCGCTGCAAAGCCCTGCTTCCACTGGGGTCGGCGTCGCGGTGGAGACCCCGGAGGGTTCCCGGTAACTCTCGGGCTGAGGTTCCGCAGGCGGCACCTCCCCTTCGTGCCAGGGGAAGGCGTGAAGATCCGCTTCCCCGCACAGGTCGCGAAAAGCGTGAGTGTAGGTCTTGTCACGCCCGGTTTGCAGATCAGCCACGCTAAGCCAGAAGGGAAGGTGCGTAAGCGTGCTGTAGAAGAGCCAGCTCTGGCCATTGACACCGCTGCCGTTGAGGATCTTGACCGGCACTTCGAGATTGTCGTCCTCGGAGAACCAAAAGGCTCCTGCTGTCTCGCCGCCTCCACCGTCCCGCGCCCGACCGCCGGAGCCGGTCCTCGGATCACGCCAGTCGGCGAGCAGCTCAAAACGGCCCCCTCCCAGACAAATGCGGTCAGCACGCGCTTCGCAGTGGCGGGACGCCAGATCATTTCCGTCGAAGCTCCAGA
The genomic region above belongs to Acidobacteriota bacterium and contains:
- the meaB gene encoding methylmalonyl Co-A mutase-associated GTPase MeaB, whose translation is MKSADSRPADSKAAPRRRRLSVEEYAEGVLSGDRTALGRAITLVESHREDDWQLAQELLTRLLPKTGGAHRVGISGVPGVGKSTFIDSLGVRLLDKELRVAVLAVDPSSSLSGGSILGDKTRMERLASDPRAFIRPSPTSGSLGGVGRKTRETLLLCEAAGFDVVLVETVGVGQSETVVAEMVDCFLVLLLAGAGDELQGIKRGILELADILAVTKADGENRAPAERARAEFEGALHFMRPASEHWTPRVVTCSALEERGIDELWELVREHRQVLEKAGELEARRRRQQLRWMWSTVEEGLLQRLRHHPAVREQLDDLQSQVTAGQLTPTLAARRLLDLFSES